TGCGTCTCCCACATTGTGTTTCATCCAGGTTGAGAAAGACTCCTCGTGTGCCGTGCTTGGGCTCGGAGCTGTCGGACTGGCCGCCGTCATGGGCTGCAAGGCTGCTGGGGCGACAAGGATCATCGGGGTGGACATCAACCCCGATAAGTTTATGAAAGCCCAACAGTTCGGAGCCACTGAATGTGTCAACCCCAGAAATCACACTAAGCCCATCCAGGAGGTTCTGGTGGATATGACGGAAGGAGGGGTGGACTACGCTCTGGAGTGTGTTGGCAGTCCAGCTGTTATGGTGGGTGGTGTGCAAGTCTACAGGTGCAGTATAGTAGGCCTTAATATGTGCAGTGTCACTACAGAGTAGGTCTGGAATGAGCACATACGTTTGATAAGAAGTTCCACAAAACCAAAATATCACAATGACACAATTTTTCACTTACtcaattgtaatttttttttcacattctaGTTTAATCATATTCTGTTTAATTTATAGGAGTATTAATTAAGACAACTGGTGCTTTGTGTTGTCCTAGAGCGCTGCGCTGGAGTCTACAGTAGACGGCTGGGGCACCTGTGTCGTCGTTGGCTGGACAGAGACGGAACCAATGAGCGTCCTGGTTCAAAAGATCCTGATGGGACGCACCCTGAAGGGGACCTATTTTGGAGGTGAACCAGGCCTGTTAGTTCATGCAAATAATGACCTTCCATAATGCTTCAGCAACAATTTATATAATTGGCATGATAGAGAAATTCAGTGTATCATTCCATCCAGCTGTTGCATTTCTGGGCCCAATTTGATGTTAGACTTTTAGAAAATGTTAAATGAAAAATCACTAGTGAACATGTTTTGAATATGGTAACAATTTATGTTCTATATTGATAAGAATATTGATAGTTAAAAGAGAGTAAAAATGCAGGAGATGTCCTCAAATTTGCTTGTTTTATCCAATCGACAGCCCCAAACCAAaaattattcaatttacaattttataaaCCAGATAAACCAGTGCATGTTTTACACTTCTGCTCGATTAATGACTTAAAGAATGAATTGGTCATCTAAATAGTTTTCGATAAAGCAGTCAGTTGATGGTTTCAGCTGGAGTTTTGATGAAAGTCCCCTACGTTCAAAGAgtaaaggcttttttttcttgagtCACTGTTCAACAGATATACACGACAAATTCACTGAGAAGAGGCAGGTAGATAATAGTTAGCTTCAAGCTAGTCAAACCAGAACCAGCCACACAGCATGTTGCATTTTAAGTGAGGCAAGAGGCCTTGGTTATACTATTTATATTGACATTTTGAAGTAATGTGCAGTATGTAACCATACGCTCAAATCTGATTAAAAGTAACGCGTCTGCGCCCGTTATCTGGGTTGTCAAATATGAAACACAGGAAATCACTAAATGAAGTGAAATGAGGCGGACTGAGGGAAAGTGAGACcaacagcacaaaaacacatcaaaaacTAACATCTGCTACACTGAACATCAAGGATTTATAACATCTGGCATCATACGAGTATCCAATGGAGAGTAATTCCTATCAGTCACtcagagcaacaaaaaaaaaagattactcGAAAAGATGAGGAGGAAAAGTACCTTTCTTTCTCCGCTTTATTGTGGTTCATGAAGACTCAGTTTTGTTGTCCTCTTCTAAAGGTTGGAAGAGTGTGGAGGACGTGCCTAAACTGGTGGACAAATACATGAACAAAGAGCTGAAGCTGGATGAGTTTATCACACACATCCTCCCGCTGGACCAAATCAATAAGGCCTTTGAATATATGACAAATGGGAGCAGGTAAGACCTGATTGATTTGTGGCCGCTAGtcttttttgaaatgttttttttctgaatgtgtgtgtgtgtgtgtattactcACATTGCGGGTGAAACAATGTGTTCACACAGTCACTTTATTGGGACTTGTATCCTATTTGGGGACAAAAGGTGGTCCCCACAAAGTTAGCCATTACATTTTTAGAGCTGAGACTAGGTTTATGGCTCAAGGTTAGtgttaggttaaggttagggctGGGGTTAAGCATGTGTTGGTTTTGGCTGTGGTTCGGGATGACAGGGTGTGTAAAACACTGTCAAAACACGACTGCCCTGAAGCTTAAACTTTCTCACGAGTCTGCTGCATAATACTCAGAACAAACCAGAATGGCCTGTTTGATTATACAAACAAGCAGCAAAAGATGTCTCATACTGTACAGTGATAATGGCCTCCCGTAGAACTTCTGTACAGTGTTTTCATAAAGATATTGACCTAGCAGTGGTTTGTCAAACTGCAGCAGTGGCCATTTTTGCGCCATTTGTATCTTTAAATAGTATTCCCCATGCATGAGTTAGTATCTGATATAGAAAGGACATTTATTGTGGAATTCCAAACAGGAAAATCTCTCTAAAATTCTTGATATTTTCCCTAGAATATACTATGTGtgatataaatgtattgtatatattattctatattaGAGGTATAGACCGATTAATCGTTTGGCTAATAAATCGGCGCCGATAggacgttttacaaactatgGCTCGGTTCTGATAGTGGCCGATGGCTGCACAGCCGCCACCGGTCACATGGAGGctccatacacacacaaagtcaaggtagaggtggagaaaaaaagttctCTCTCGAATATATAATGCAACAGATCACCTCTTTGTCCAcgatacaagacaggcagacaggggaggaaaatcattcactgttactttaacttgcttACTAATTTGGcgttctctcttccaaataatccagccatgTAACCttccattcatgaaatgaaatcacaCACTTAAGGATCCTCCTTACCCCGAAAATATGCACGATCATAAATGGTTTGACGCGCAACAGAAATAATCCTGGCCAGTCATACTGTAAGCCACAGAACAGCGCATCGCCCATTGCAAATAAATGGAAcattttccaatgatgtaatccaccaaatcacacttcaggatattctTGAACTAATGATTACATTTGGAGTGacaaaaaactgatttattaaaaacggctgctgcagaagtaaagaagatatcggACAATTAATCGGCTATCGGCTTTTTTCCTGGTCCaaactattgttattatatcggcctttaaaaatccactatcggTCGACCTTTATTCTATATTGTCTCTGTCAGCTACAACTACctactattttcattatcgattaatctgcagattattttcttgattaatcgcttATCTATAAAATTTCAAACAACTTTGAGAAATGTCCATCACGAACTCCAAGgtaacgtcttcaaatgtcttgttttgcccGACAAACACCCCTAAACCAACAGATATTCAAAGGATgatggcttttttatttttttttagctgacttaaaatgattaatcaatacaTTAGGTCTGGGGAGATGTCAGACTTCAGTTATCCTAACAAttattcttctttcttttttagcaTCCGTACTGTAATCAGCCTGTGGCCAGACGAGGCTACACCTCCAGCTACTCCATGATGAAGAAGTGACATTCAGTGTCATTGTAATGTAATGATATTTTGCACAAATTCTCTATgctctttttcttaaaatatattGACAATTATAATATTTTCCTTGCTTGACTTTGTAGCAAATGAACACATtggccactagagggcagtCTTATATCATGTAAAAGTCCATTTGTGTCCATGAAGACCATCTAACTTTATAAAGACATTGCTTTTCTACCTGCAAAtgattctgtttttgtttttattcagattAAATTCTGAGGTTGTTTTTCTTAATTAAAAGGGAGAAGTACCACAGAATGATCAGTGAACTTGTGTAAAATGATACCGAATGTAATTCATAGATATATACAGCATCTGCAGTAACACTGAGACAGATTCTCTCTACATCTGTCATACTTGGCAGCTATACACTGATTCTGGTCCTGATATCAATGTGACGTGATGGTTGGAATTAAATACGCTTGTATAGAAGATGTGGGTAGAAGACGCAGGAAACAAATGGCTGAATCTGTCATCAGCCACGGAGAAGTATCTGCTTCATGTGGTCAGGCGTACCAAATTTCGTCCTTggtaatattatatattgattTAATGGGGAGAAGGGCTAGAATAACAGTTGTGGGCTGTCAGGACGGAAGACAAAAGGTTG
This DNA window, taken from Sebastes umbrosus isolate fSebUmb1 chromosome 9, fSebUmb1.pri, whole genome shotgun sequence, encodes the following:
- the LOC119494449 gene encoding alcohol dehydrogenase class-3-like, producing MTTAGQVIKCKAAVAWEPGKPLSIEDVEVSPPKVHEVRIKIVATGVCHTDWEYWNGSGVGTRPFPLVFGHEAAGIVESVGPEVTKFSPGDTVIPLFLPQCGECNRCRNPKTNLCKKNWDKTQAGVLADGTSRISYQGQQVYQFLGVSSFCQYTVVPDTSLAKIRSDAPLKKVCLLGCGVSTGYGAAINTAKVEKDSSCAVLGLGAVGLAAVMGCKAAGATRIIGVDINPDKFMKAQQFGATECVNPRNHTKPIQEVLVDMTEGGVDYALECVGSPAVMSAALESTVDGWGTCVVVGWTETEPMSVLVQKILMGRTLKGTYFGGWKSVEDVPKLVDKYMNKELKLDEFITHILPLDQINKAFEYMTNGSSIRTVISLWPDEATPPATP